A single genomic interval of Terriglobus albidus harbors:
- a CDS encoding ABC transporter ATP-binding protein yields MQPAIIRAERVEKYYSQPSENRIQVISPTDLSIVQGEIIALLGPSGSGKSTLLRMLTGLSTPSAGQVYWHEAPIQSADVNVSIVFQSFALFPWLTVLENIEAPLKARGVDAATRRKRSLKILDTVGLDGFQAAYPKELSGGMRQRVGFARALVVEPEVLFMDEPFSALDVLTAENLRSELLELWHKKTIPTKSIFIVTHNIEEAVLLADRIIVLGRNPGHIRTDFRVNLAHPRDRKAAAFTQLVDYIYKVLTQPEAPAPALPNINGRRVRDQREMKYQMLPHARPGGIAGLLEFLLDHGGKSDIYRLADDLAFEIDDLLPIVEAASILKFLTVTEGDAAITALGTEYANAEILRQKEIFREAAVENVLLLRQIVRALQSKSDHTVPEDFFHDTLDEVFSEEETIRQLETAITWGRYAEIFDFDSTRRRFILPESALAEPESIFADAPEEEEEKDKQETGL; encoded by the coding sequence ATGCAGCCAGCCATCATTCGCGCCGAGCGCGTCGAGAAATATTATTCCCAACCGAGCGAGAACCGGATCCAGGTGATCTCGCCGACGGACCTCTCCATCGTCCAGGGAGAGATCATCGCCTTGCTTGGCCCTTCGGGCTCCGGCAAGTCGACCCTGCTGCGCATGCTCACTGGTCTCTCCACGCCTTCGGCGGGGCAGGTCTACTGGCACGAAGCGCCGATCCAGAGCGCTGATGTGAATGTCAGCATCGTCTTTCAGTCGTTCGCGCTCTTTCCATGGCTTACGGTTCTCGAAAACATCGAAGCACCCTTGAAAGCACGTGGTGTCGATGCGGCGACACGCCGGAAACGCTCCCTCAAGATCCTCGATACTGTTGGTCTCGACGGCTTCCAGGCCGCCTATCCCAAGGAGCTCTCGGGAGGCATGCGACAGCGCGTCGGCTTTGCCCGTGCCCTGGTTGTCGAACCAGAGGTACTGTTCATGGACGAGCCGTTCTCCGCGCTGGATGTCCTTACGGCGGAGAACCTGCGCTCAGAGCTGCTGGAGCTGTGGCACAAGAAGACAATCCCGACGAAGTCGATCTTCATCGTGACCCACAACATCGAAGAGGCGGTACTACTTGCAGACCGCATCATCGTGCTTGGCCGCAACCCCGGCCACATTCGTACGGACTTCCGCGTCAATCTGGCTCATCCTCGTGACCGCAAAGCCGCTGCCTTTACGCAGCTGGTTGACTACATCTACAAAGTGCTTACGCAGCCCGAGGCGCCCGCGCCGGCACTTCCGAATATCAACGGCCGCCGTGTTCGCGATCAACGCGAGATGAAGTACCAGATGCTGCCGCACGCACGTCCGGGCGGCATTGCGGGTCTGCTTGAGTTCTTGCTCGATCACGGCGGCAAATCGGATATCTATCGCCTGGCCGATGATCTTGCCTTTGAGATCGATGACCTGCTGCCGATCGTGGAAGCTGCATCGATCCTGAAGTTCCTCACAGTGACCGAAGGCGATGCCGCCATCACAGCCCTGGGCACCGAGTATGCCAACGCAGAGATCCTTCGCCAGAAAGAGATCTTCCGCGAAGCCGCGGTAGAGAACGTGTTGCTGCTGCGTCAAATCGTTCGCGCACTGCAATCGAAGTCTGACCATACCGTGCCGGAAGACTTCTTCCATGACACGCTTGACGAAGTCTTCTCCGAAGAAGAAACCATCCGGCAGTTGGAAACAGCGATCACCTGGGGTCGTTATGCAGAGATCTTCGACTTCGACTCGACGCGTCGCCGCTTTATCCTTCCCGAGTCGGCTCTTGCAGAGCCGGAGAGCATCTTCGCCGATGCTCCAGAGGAAGAGGAAGAGAAAGACAAGCAGGAGACCGGTCTATGA